A DNA window from Scomber japonicus isolate fScoJap1 chromosome 14, fScoJap1.pri, whole genome shotgun sequence contains the following coding sequences:
- the LOC128372655 gene encoding steroid 17-alpha-hydroxylase/17,20 lyase encodes MAWFLCVCVFLAVGLALLLLQLKLRMSSHGPQVPPCLPSLPIIGSLLSLRSSHPPHVLFKELQEKYGQTYSLMMGSHNVIIINQHAHAKEVLLKKGKTFAGRPRTVTTDVLTRDGKDIAFGDYSPTWRFHRKIVHGALCMFGEGSASIEKIICSEAQSLCSILFDAAAVGLALDLSPELTRAVTNVICCLCFNSSYHRGDPEFEATLRYSQGIVDTVAKDSLVDIFPWLQIFPNADLRLLKQCVSIRDNLLQKKFEEHKADYSDHVQRDLMDALLRAKRSAENNNTAEISADSVGLSDDHLLMTVGDIFGAGVETTTTVLKWAVTYLIHHPQVQRNIQEELDSKVGGGRSPQLSDRGSLPYLEATIREVLRIRPVAPLLIPHVALSDTSIGDFTVRKGTRVIINLWSLHHDEKEWKNPELFDPGRFLNSEGTGLVIPSPSYLPFGAGIRVCLGEALAKMELFLFLSWILQRFTLSVPPGNSLPSLEGKFGVVFQPAKYKVNATPRPGWERNKCQAC; translated from the exons ATGGCTTGgtttctgtgcgtgtgtgtgtttttggctgTGGGCCTGGCTTTGTTACTGTTGCAGCTGAAGCTCAGGATGTCCTCACATGGCCCACAAGTGCCTCCCTGCCTCCCATCACTCCCCATCATTGGCAGCCTGCTAAGTCTGCGAAGCTCCCATCCGCCTCATGTGCTTTTCAAGGAGCTGCAGGAGAAATATGGACAGACTTATTCTCTGATGATGGGCTCCCACAATGTTATCATCATCAACCAGCACGCACACGCCAAAGAAGTCCTGCTGAAGAAGGGAAAGACATTTGCAGGGAGACCTAGAACT GTAACCACAGATGTTCTGACCAGAGACGGGAAAGACATCGCCTTTGGAGACTACAGTCCTACCTGGAGGTTCCACAGGAAAATAGTCCATGGAGCTCTATGTATGTTTGGAGAAGGTTCTGCCTCCATCGAGAAGATCA TCTGTTCAGAAGCCCAGTCTCTGTGTTCCATCCTCTTTGATGCAGCAGCTGTTGGACTGGCCCTGGATCTGTCTCCTGAGCTCACCCGTGCTGTCACAAATGTCATCTGTTGTCTCTGCTTTAACTCATCGTACCACAGAGGTGACCCTGAGTTTGAGGCCACGCTGCGCTACAGCCAGGGCATTGTGGACACTGTGGCTAAAGACAGCCTGGTGGACATCTTCCCCTGGTTACAG ATTTTTCCCAATGCAGACCTGCGTCTTTTAAAGCAGTGTGTTTCAATCAGAGACAATCTTCTACAGAAGAAATTTGAAGAACACAAG GCAGACTACAGTGATCATGTGCAGAGAGACCTGATGGATGCCCTGCTGAGAGCCAAGCGCAGTGCTGAgaacaacaacacagcagagatcAGTGCAGACTCTGTGGGCCTCAGTGACGACCACCTCCTCATGACTGTGGGAGATATCTTCGGAGCCGGTGTGGAAACCACCACCACTGTGCTAAAATGGGCCGTCACCTACCTCATCCATCACCCACAG GTGCAGAGAAATatccaggaggagctggacagtaaagtggggggggggcgctCACCCCAGCTGAGTGACAGAGGTAGTCTGCCCTACTTGGAGGCCACCATCAGGGAGGTGTTACGGATCCGCCCTGTGGCCCCTCTGCTCATTCCTCATGTGGCCCTCAGTGATACCAG CATTGGGGATTTCACAGTGAGAAAAGGAACCCGTGTTATAATCAACCTGTGGTCTCTGCATCATGATGAGAAAGAATGGAAAAACCCTGAGCTTTTTGACCCTG GTCGCTTCTTGAACAGTGAAGGCACAGGTCTGGTCATCCCTTCGCCCAGCTACCTGCCCTTTGGTGCTGGGATAAGGGTTTGTTTGGGCGAGGCGTTAGCCAAGATGGagctcttcctcttcttgtcCTGGATCCTACAGCGCTTCACCCTCTCCGTCCCACCAGGCAACTCTCTGCCTAGTCTGGAGGGCAAGTTTGGTGTGGTCTTCCAGCCAGCCAAGTACAAGGTGAATGCCACGCCTAGACCAGGCTGGGAAAGAAACAAGTGCCAAGCATGTTAA
- the borcs7 gene encoding BLOC-1-related complex subunit 7: protein MPKQKMASAESQPRFGQSVKGLLSDKVGSCSGDVIALTRQVLKGSRSQELLGQAARNMVIQEDAILHSEDSLRKMSIITTHLQYQQEAIQKNVEHSKNLQDQLRHLLK from the exons ATGCCCAAACAGAAAATGGCTTCAGCGGAGTCCCAGCCGAGGTTTGGGCAGTCTGTTAAAGGCTTATTATCCGATAAAGTGGGCTCTTGTAGCGGGGATGTGATCGCACTGACCCGCCAGGTGTTGAAGGGATCCCGCAGCCAAGAG CTTCTTGGACAAGCAGCCAGAAACATGGTGATTCAGGAGGATGCCATCCTGCACTCAGAGGAT AGTCTgagaaaaatgtccatcatcaccacacatttacagtatca GCAGGAGGCCATCCAGAAGAA TGTGGAGCACTCTAAAAACCTGCAGGACCAGCTGAGACACCTGCTGAAGTGA